A portion of the uncultured Bacteroides sp. genome contains these proteins:
- a CDS encoding alpha-L-fucosidase, producing MRKLFLLLFLSLCPTLWINAQTKSLHQLQQEFVDLRCGMFIHFNMPTFFNEDWPDPDASPALFNPKKMDCKQWAKAAKSANMTYGCLTTKHHSGFCIWDTKTTDYSVMNSPFKHDVVKEYADAFRAEGLKVMLYYSILDTHARLRPNCITPKHIEMIKEQIRELLTNYGEITALIIDGWDAPWSRISYDDVPFEDIYRLVKAIQPNCLVMDLNAAKYPAEALFYTDIKSYEQGAGQHISKDSNRLPALSCLPLQANWFWKENFQNTPVKSPEQMVNENIVPMGKAYCNFILNVAPNRDGLIDDNALQALKEIGKRWKNNGQVAAIPNAESPIISSNIAKYQPAEGTWSSDYAIMDFANDDDFGSCWNSNPNVKTPWYSVSFQRERPFNMIVISDRNNDRLQEYHLEYRTSGIWKTLYEGKAPTDLRIKIHRFDTVWGDAVRMTVSKSNGTVSIAEFGVYCERK from the coding sequence ATGAGAAAACTATTTTTACTGCTTTTTTTAAGCCTATGTCCTACGCTTTGGATCAATGCACAAACTAAGTCGCTGCATCAACTACAACAAGAATTTGTTGACTTGCGTTGTGGTATGTTCATTCACTTCAATATGCCAACGTTCTTCAACGAGGATTGGCCTGATCCGGACGCTTCGCCTGCGCTCTTCAATCCTAAGAAGATGGACTGTAAGCAATGGGCTAAAGCAGCAAAGTCTGCTAATATGACCTATGGCTGTCTGACTACCAAACACCATAGCGGCTTCTGTATCTGGGATACCAAAACGACTGATTACAGTGTTATGAACAGTCCGTTTAAACATGATGTAGTGAAAGAATATGCGGATGCATTTCGTGCTGAAGGTTTGAAAGTGATGCTTTATTACTCTATCCTGGATACACACGCCAGGTTGCGTCCGAACTGCATTACTCCTAAACATATTGAAATGATAAAGGAGCAAATTCGTGAATTGCTAACTAATTATGGTGAAATCACGGCTTTGATTATTGACGGATGGGATGCCCCATGGTCACGTATCTCATATGATGACGTTCCTTTTGAAGACATTTATCGCTTAGTGAAAGCGATTCAACCCAACTGTTTGGTAATGGACCTGAATGCAGCTAAATATCCTGCCGAAGCTTTATTTTATACTGATATTAAATCATATGAACAAGGAGCCGGACAGCATATTTCAAAGGATTCTAATCGCTTGCCGGCTTTGTCTTGTTTGCCATTACAAGCCAACTGGTTTTGGAAAGAAAATTTCCAGAACACTCCTGTGAAATCTCCGGAACAGATGGTAAATGAGAATATCGTTCCAATGGGAAAAGCTTATTGTAACTTCATTTTGAACGTTGCGCCCAATAGAGATGGACTTATTGATGATAACGCGTTACAAGCATTGAAAGAAATAGGTAAACGTTGGAAGAACAACGGTCAAGTAGCTGCTATACCTAATGCTGAAAGCCCTATAATTTCTTCCAATATTGCTAAATATCAGCCTGCTGAGGGTACCTGGAGTAGCGATTATGCAATTATGGATTTTGCGAATGATGATGACTTTGGTAGTTGTTGGAACTCCAATCCCAATGTTAAAACTCCTTGGTATTCAGTGTCTTTTCAACGTGAAAGGCCCTTCAATATGATCGTAATATCTGATCGTAATAACGATAGATTACAAGAGTATCATTTAGAGTATAGAACAAGTGGAATCTGGAAAACACTTTATGAAGGAAAAGCACCGACGGATTTGCGCATAAAGATTCATCGCTTTGATACGGTATGGGGAGATGCGGTGCGTATGACTGTGTCGAAATCAAATGGAACAGTTTCTATTGCCGAGTTCGGAGTCTATTGCGAAAGAAAATGA
- a CDS encoding GH92 family glycosyl hydrolase, which translates to MNKKELYSSVLALFFMSLSSLAHNQPVDYVNPLIGTDSKISLSNGNTYPAIALPWGMNFWMPQTGKMGDGWAYTYASDKIRGFKQTHQPSPWINDYGQFSLMPMTGELKIDEDSRASWFSHKAEKVTPYYYKVYLSEYNLTTEIAPTERCAYFRFTFPETKDSYVVVDAFDRGSYVKVIPEENKIIGYTTRNSGGVPENFKNYFVIKFDKSFTFNKVWSDYHIVEKQLELQSNHAGAAIGFATKKGEQVHAMVASSFISLEQAELNLEEIGEKTFEETKESGRKVWNDVLGRIKVEDDNTDRMRTFYSCLYRSVLFPRMFHEVNAKGEIVHYSPYNGKVLGGYMFTDTGFWDTFRCLFPFVNLVYPSMGEKMQEGLLNAYKESGFFPEWASPGHRWCMVGNNSASVVADAFMKDVTKADAEKMYEGLLHGANSVHPQIATTGRIGFEYYNKLGYVPYNVEINESAARTLEYAYDDWCIYRMGQKLGRPADELDVYKKRSQNYRNLFDSETKLMRGKNVDGSFQKPFNPFKWGDAFTEGNSWHYTWSVFHDVQGLIDLMGGKKVFVSMLDSVFNLPPIFDDSYYGGVIHEIREMEIADMGNYAHGNQPIQHMIYLYNYAGEPWKAQYWLREVMNRLYTPNPDGYCGDEDNGQTSAWYVFSALGFYPVCPGSNEYVMGAPYFKKVTLNLENGKKLEISAPKNSDENRYIHSLKYNGRNYTKNYLNHFDLLKGGRLVFDMDNQPSKGRGTSETDFPYSFSRDNIVSED; encoded by the coding sequence ATGAATAAAAAAGAATTATATTCTTCTGTCTTAGCTTTGTTTTTTATGAGCCTTTCTTCTTTGGCTCATAACCAGCCGGTGGACTATGTGAATCCATTAATCGGCACTGATTCTAAAATATCGTTGTCCAATGGCAACACCTATCCTGCCATTGCGCTTCCTTGGGGAATGAATTTCTGGATGCCGCAGACCGGTAAAATGGGAGACGGCTGGGCTTATACGTATGCTTCCGATAAAATCAGAGGCTTCAAACAAACCCATCAACCCAGTCCTTGGATTAATGACTATGGGCAGTTTTCACTGATGCCAATGACTGGCGAACTAAAGATTGATGAGGATAGTCGTGCTTCTTGGTTCTCACATAAGGCGGAGAAAGTGACTCCTTATTATTATAAGGTCTACTTGTCGGAGTATAATTTAACAACTGAAATTGCCCCGACGGAACGGTGTGCCTATTTTCGCTTCACCTTTCCTGAAACAAAAGATTCCTATGTCGTGGTAGATGCTTTTGATCGCGGTTCTTATGTAAAAGTGATTCCGGAAGAGAATAAAATTATAGGATATACTACTCGTAATAGCGGTGGAGTGCCTGAGAACTTCAAGAACTATTTCGTGATAAAGTTTGATAAATCATTTACTTTCAACAAAGTATGGTCTGACTATCATATAGTGGAAAAGCAACTTGAGCTACAATCAAATCACGCAGGTGCTGCTATTGGTTTTGCCACTAAAAAAGGAGAACAGGTGCATGCTATGGTGGCTTCTTCATTTATTAGTCTCGAACAAGCGGAATTGAATCTGGAAGAAATCGGAGAAAAAACGTTTGAAGAAACCAAAGAGTCCGGACGTAAGGTTTGGAATGATGTATTGGGGCGTATAAAAGTAGAAGATGATAATACGGATCGTATGCGTACATTCTATTCTTGTCTATATCGCTCTGTACTCTTTCCACGCATGTTTCACGAGGTAAATGCTAAGGGCGAGATTGTGCATTATAGTCCTTACAACGGTAAGGTGCTTGGAGGGTACATGTTTACTGACACGGGTTTCTGGGATACGTTTCGCTGTTTGTTTCCGTTCGTTAATCTGGTGTATCCCTCAATGGGGGAGAAAATGCAGGAAGGTCTGTTAAATGCGTATAAAGAGAGCGGATTCTTTCCCGAATGGGCAAGCCCGGGTCACCGTTGGTGCATGGTTGGCAATAATTCGGCTTCCGTGGTAGCGGATGCTTTTATGAAGGATGTAACGAAGGCGGATGCAGAAAAGATGTATGAGGGACTACTCCATGGTGCCAACAGCGTACATCCGCAAATTGCGACAACAGGGCGTATAGGTTTTGAGTATTACAATAAACTCGGTTATGTTCCCTACAACGTAGAGATTAATGAAAGCGCTGCCCGTACGCTTGAATATGCATATGACGATTGGTGTATCTATCGCATGGGACAGAAGCTCGGACGACCGGCTGATGAGTTGGATGTTTATAAAAAGAGATCCCAGAATTACCGCAATTTGTTTGATTCAGAGACAAAGCTAATGCGAGGGAAGAATGTCGACGGTAGTTTCCAGAAACCTTTCAATCCCTTCAAATGGGGAGATGCCTTTACTGAAGGCAACAGCTGGCATTACACGTGGTCGGTATTTCACGACGTACAAGGCTTGATTGATCTGATGGGTGGTAAAAAGGTTTTTGTCAGCATGCTTGATTCAGTATTTAACCTTCCTCCTATATTCGATGACAGCTACTATGGAGGAGTAATTCACGAGATCCGTGAGATGGAAATTGCGGATATGGGCAATTATGCGCATGGTAACCAACCTATTCAGCACATGATCTATTTGTACAACTATGCCGGAGAACCGTGGAAAGCGCAATACTGGCTACGTGAGGTGATGAATCGCCTTTACACACCCAACCCTGACGGCTATTGCGGTGATGAGGATAACGGGCAGACTTCCGCTTGGTATGTGTTCTCAGCACTTGGCTTTTATCCTGTATGCCCGGGAAGCAACGAATATGTAATGGGGGCTCCTTATTTCAAGAAAGTGACTTTAAATTTAGAGAACGGAAAGAAACTAGAGATCTCAGCTCCGAAAAACAGCGATGAAAATCGTTATATCCATTCTTTGAAATATAACGGTCGGAATTATACTAAGAATTATCTGAATCATTTCGATCTGTTGAAAGGTGGACGGCTAGTCTTTGATATGGACAACCAACCATCAAAAGGAAGAGGTACAAGTGAAACCGATTTCCCGTATTCTTTCTCGCGTGATAATATAGTAAGCGAAGATTAA
- a CDS encoding GH92 family glycosyl hydrolase: protein MKKKIVMMALAVVALSVMAQQPVDYVNPIIGTNGMGHTFPGACTPFGLVQLSPDTDTIPHNVNGAYQKNVYEYCAGYQYRDKTIVGFSHTHLSGTGHSDLGDILLMPTVGDLKLNPGRSDYPEEGYRSRFSHATEKAKPGYYEVMLDDYGIKAQLTATQRVGVHKYTFPKGKNGHLILDLVHGIYNYDGKVLWANLRVENDTLLTGYRITNGWARTNYTYFAISLSQPIKDYGYKDKEKVLYNGFWRRFNMEKNFPEITGRKVVAYFNFDTATEPELIVKVALSAVSTEGALKNLRAEASGKSFEELADAARSDWSKELGHFEIEGTPDQKAMFYTSLYHTMINPSVYMDVDGAYRGVDHNIHQAKEFTNYTIFSLWDTYRAEHPFLNLIKPEHNADMVESMIKHQQQSVHGMLPVWSLMGNENWCMSGYHAVSVLADAITKGVFSNANKALEAMISTSTVPYYEGITDYMKRGYIPLDKSGTAASITLEYAYDDWTIYQTALKAGKKDIAETYRKRALNYRNIYDTSIGFARPRYSDGSFKKEFDVLQTYGEGFIEGNSWNFSFHVPHDVFGMMALMGGEKRFVEKLDKLFSMHLPKKYYEDNEDITEECLLGGYVHGNEPSHHVPYLYAWTSQPWKSQYWLREILNKMYRNDINGLGGNDDCGQMSAWYLFSVMGFYPVCPGTDQYVLGAPYLPYIKLKLPNGKVLEIKAPGVSDKKRYVHSLKLNGVMYNKMYITHEDILKGGVLEFKMSASPNKHRGVASVDKPYSLTNGINKK from the coding sequence ATGAAAAAGAAAATAGTAATGATGGCTTTGGCGGTAGTGGCACTGTCTGTTATGGCCCAGCAACCGGTAGACTATGTTAATCCGATTATCGGAACAAACGGTATGGGGCATACATTTCCGGGTGCTTGTACACCTTTTGGATTGGTGCAGTTGAGTCCGGATACAGACACAATTCCACATAATGTGAATGGAGCCTATCAGAAGAATGTTTATGAATATTGTGCCGGTTATCAGTATCGGGACAAGACGATTGTCGGCTTCAGCCACACGCATCTTAGTGGTACGGGACATTCGGACTTGGGTGATATCCTGCTAATGCCTACCGTAGGTGATTTGAAGCTGAATCCCGGTCGGTCGGATTATCCGGAGGAAGGTTATCGTTCACGTTTCAGTCATGCCACGGAGAAGGCAAAGCCCGGATATTATGAAGTGATGCTTGATGATTACGGTATTAAGGCACAGTTGACCGCTACACAACGGGTGGGCGTGCATAAATATACTTTTCCGAAAGGAAAAAACGGTCACTTGATTCTGGACTTAGTACATGGCATTTATAATTATGACGGCAAGGTGCTTTGGGCAAATCTGCGGGTGGAGAATGACACCCTGTTGACCGGCTATCGCATTACGAACGGATGGGCGCGTACAAACTATACCTACTTTGCTATATCCTTGTCTCAACCCATCAAAGATTACGGATATAAGGATAAAGAAAAGGTTCTTTATAATGGTTTCTGGCGTCGCTTCAACATGGAAAAGAACTTTCCGGAAATTACCGGACGCAAGGTTGTTGCTTATTTCAACTTTGATACGGCGACAGAACCGGAATTGATCGTGAAAGTCGCCCTTTCGGCTGTCAGCACGGAAGGGGCTCTCAAGAACCTGCGTGCCGAGGCTTCGGGAAAGAGTTTTGAAGAGTTGGCTGACGCAGCGCGTAGCGACTGGAGCAAGGAGTTAGGTCATTTCGAAATAGAGGGTACCCCCGATCAGAAAGCCATGTTCTACACTTCGCTCTATCATACGATGATCAACCCCTCGGTATATATGGATGTGGACGGTGCTTATCGGGGAGTAGATCACAATATCCATCAAGCAAAAGAATTCACGAATTACACAATCTTCTCGCTTTGGGATACGTATCGTGCCGAGCATCCTTTCTTGAATCTGATAAAACCTGAGCACAATGCGGATATGGTGGAATCAATGATCAAACATCAACAGCAGAGTGTGCACGGCATGTTGCCGGTATGGAGCTTGATGGGCAACGAGAATTGGTGTATGAGCGGCTATCATGCAGTATCCGTATTGGCGGATGCCATAACTAAAGGTGTTTTTTCAAATGCGAATAAAGCGTTGGAAGCGATGATCAGTACCTCCACAGTGCCTTACTACGAAGGTATAACCGATTATATGAAACGAGGCTATATCCCCTTGGATAAGAGTGGTACGGCTGCTTCTATCACTTTGGAATATGCGTATGATGACTGGACTATCTATCAGACGGCTTTGAAAGCGGGTAAGAAGGACATTGCAGAAACATACAGGAAGCGCGCCCTGAACTACCGCAACATCTATGACACAAGCATCGGTTTTGCCCGTCCCCGCTACAGCGACGGTTCATTCAAGAAAGAGTTTGACGTGTTGCAGACTTACGGCGAAGGTTTCATCGAAGGAAATTCATGGAATTTTTCTTTCCACGTGCCACATGATGTGTTTGGCATGATGGCCTTGATGGGAGGAGAGAAAAGGTTTGTGGAAAAGTTGGATAAGCTTTTCTCTATGCATCTGCCTAAAAAATATTATGAAGACAACGAAGACATCACGGAAGAATGCCTGCTTGGCGGGTATGTGCATGGCAATGAACCAAGCCATCATGTTCCTTATCTTTATGCTTGGACTTCCCAACCGTGGAAAAGCCAGTACTGGCTGCGAGAGATTTTGAACAAGATGTATCGTAATGATATTAACGGACTTGGCGGAAATGATGACTGCGGACAAATGTCGGCATGGTATCTTTTTTCGGTGATGGGATTTTATCCGGTTTGTCCCGGAACGGATCAGTATGTATTGGGAGCCCCGTATCTGCCTTACATCAAGTTGAAACTTCCAAATGGAAAAGTATTAGAAATTAAAGCTCCCGGAGTAAGTGATAAGAAGCGTTATGTGCATTCGCTGAAACTCAATGGGGTGATGTATAATAAGATGTATATCACCCATGAGGATATCCTCAAAGGAGGTGTGTTGGAATTCAAAATGTCCGCATCGCCCAACAAGCATCGCGGAGTGGCATCCGTCGATAAACCTTATTCATTGACTAACGGAATTAATAAAAAATAA
- a CDS encoding basic secretory family protein, which translates to MRKKHFLYVICLLTGLGACSASLKKKIDATPNVWHQYNVGTILFEDKAPGTKGSDIYHRIIPNAKSYIKEQARTVLATLYNSPDDSIAPVNKIHYTLEDIEGVSAKGGDHGDITIFYSTRHIEKSFAEKDTAKLFFETRGVLLHELTHAYQLEPQRIGSYGTNRVFWAFIEGMADAVRVANGGFGPDARPKGGNYMDGYRTAGYFFVWLRDNKDPEFLRKFNRSTLEVIPWSFDKAIKHILGKEYNIDELWHEYQVAVGDIQV; encoded by the coding sequence ATGAGAAAGAAGCATTTTTTATACGTTATTTGCTTATTGACAGGCTTGGGTGCTTGTTCTGCAAGCTTGAAAAAAAAGATTGATGCTACCCCTAATGTATGGCATCAGTATAATGTAGGAACCATTTTATTTGAAGATAAAGCTCCGGGTACTAAAGGATCGGATATTTATCACCGGATCATTCCGAATGCAAAGTCTTATATTAAGGAACAGGCGCGAACAGTATTGGCTACACTCTATAATTCTCCCGATGACAGTATTGCTCCGGTCAATAAAATACATTATACTTTGGAAGACATTGAAGGCGTTTCTGCTAAAGGCGGTGATCACGGGGACATTACCATCTTTTATAGTACCCGACATATTGAGAAATCATTTGCTGAAAAGGATACGGCAAAACTGTTCTTTGAAACACGGGGTGTATTGCTACACGAACTAACTCATGCGTATCAATTAGAACCGCAACGAATTGGCTCTTACGGTACCAATCGGGTATTTTGGGCTTTTATAGAAGGAATGGCAGATGCTGTACGGGTAGCAAATGGAGGCTTTGGTCCGGATGCTCGTCCGAAAGGTGGAAATTATATGGATGGTTATCGTACGGCCGGCTATTTCTTTGTCTGGTTGCGCGATAATAAAGATCCCGAATTCTTGCGCAAGTTTAACCGGAGTACGCTGGAGGTAATTCCCTGGTCATTCGATAAAGCGATAAAGCATATTTTAGGAAAAGAGTACAATATAGACGAGTTATGGCATGAATATCAGGTTGCTGTAGGCGACATACAAGTATAA
- a CDS encoding GH92 family glycosyl hydrolase, with amino-acid sequence MNRRSLFFVWLCLASILQGMGQTKKLIEYVNPFVGTDGYGNVYPGAQIPFGGIQISPDTDNRFYDAASGYKYNRPTLMGFSLTHLSGTGIPDLGDFLFIPGTGEMKLEPSTQEEPDKGYRSRYSHEKEWASPNYYAVELSDYGVKAEMTSGVRSGIFRFTYPKSDKTFIMIDINHTLWQSCEWANLRMENDSTITGYKLVKGWGPERHVYFTAVFSKKLAGLRFMQDKKPVVYNTSRFRSNHEAWGKNLMVCISFDTKEGEVVTVKTAISSVSTVGAMNNMKELDGMTFDALKEKGQALWEKELAKYTLTADRKTKEIFYTSAYHAALHPFIFQDSDGSFRGLDKNIEKAEGFKNYTVFSLWDTYRALHPWFNLVQQEVNADIANSMLAHYDKSVEKMLPIWSFYGNETWCMIGYHAVSVLADMIVKGVKGFDYERAYQAMKATAMNPNYDCLPEYSSMGYVPFDKEAESVSKTLEYAYDDYCIAQAARKLGKEEDYRYFLNRALSYQMLIDPETKYMRGRDSKGNWRTPFTPVAYQGPGSVNGWGDITEGFTAQYTWYVPQDVQGYINEAGEELFRKRLDELFTVELPQDIPGAHDIQGRIGAYWHGNEPCHHIAYLYNYLKEPWKCQKWVRTIADRFYGNTPDALSGNDDCGQMSAWYMFNCIGFYPIAPSSNIYNIGSPCVEGISVRMSNGRMIEMTTDNWSPKNLYVKELYVNGKKYDKSYLEYDDVRDGVKLRFVMSCKPNYKRGVSAEAVPPSLSLPGQTMKYQHSNK; translated from the coding sequence ATGAATAGAAGAAGTTTGTTTTTTGTTTGGTTGTGCCTGGCAAGTATTTTGCAGGGCATGGGCCAAACAAAGAAGTTGATCGAATATGTGAATCCGTTTGTAGGCACGGACGGTTATGGAAATGTTTATCCGGGTGCACAGATCCCTTTCGGGGGCATTCAAATCAGCCCGGATACAGATAACCGTTTTTATGATGCCGCTTCCGGATATAAATACAATCGTCCTACCCTGATGGGATTTAGTCTGACGCATTTGAGTGGAACGGGAATTCCCGATCTTGGGGACTTTTTGTTTATTCCGGGAACCGGTGAGATGAAATTGGAGCCATCTACGCAAGAAGAACCGGATAAAGGATACCGTTCGCGTTATTCGCATGAGAAGGAGTGGGCTTCGCCTAACTATTATGCGGTGGAGCTATCTGATTACGGGGTAAAAGCAGAGATGACCTCAGGGGTACGAAGCGGCATCTTTCGTTTTACATACCCAAAATCCGACAAGACATTTATCATGATTGATATAAATCATACCTTGTGGCAATCTTGCGAATGGGCAAACTTACGGATGGAGAACGATTCTACTATCACCGGATATAAATTGGTGAAAGGTTGGGGACCGGAACGGCATGTCTATTTCACGGCCGTTTTCTCGAAAAAGCTGGCCGGGTTAAGGTTTATGCAGGATAAGAAACCGGTGGTTTATAATACTTCCCGTTTTCGCAGCAATCACGAAGCTTGGGGAAAGAATCTGATGGTCTGCATCTCTTTTGACACCAAAGAAGGTGAAGTGGTGACGGTGAAGACAGCTATTTCGTCGGTAAGTACGGTGGGTGCCATGAACAACATGAAGGAATTGGATGGGATGACTTTTGACGCTTTGAAAGAAAAGGGACAAGCTCTTTGGGAAAAAGAACTGGCTAAGTATACCCTGACAGCCGACCGCAAAACCAAAGAAATCTTTTATACTTCCGCTTACCATGCCGCCCTGCATCCTTTTATCTTTCAGGATTCCGACGGAAGTTTTCGTGGCTTGGACAAGAATATTGAAAAGGCGGAAGGTTTTAAGAACTATACTGTTTTTTCCTTGTGGGATACCTACCGTGCTTTGCATCCTTGGTTTAATCTGGTGCAGCAAGAGGTGAATGCAGACATTGCCAATTCGATGTTAGCCCATTATGACAAGAGTGTAGAAAAAATGCTACCTATTTGGTCTTTTTATGGCAACGAAACATGGTGCATGATCGGTTATCACGCAGTATCCGTATTGGCGGATATGATTGTGAAAGGCGTGAAGGGGTTTGATTATGAGCGTGCGTATCAGGCAATGAAGGCTACTGCGATGAATCCGAACTACGACTGTTTGCCGGAGTATTCTTCAATGGGGTATGTGCCTTTTGACAAAGAAGCAGAATCGGTGTCTAAAACGCTGGAATATGCTTATGATGATTATTGTATTGCACAAGCCGCCCGAAAGTTGGGAAAAGAAGAAGATTACCGCTATTTTCTGAATCGGGCACTTTCCTACCAGATGCTGATTGACCCGGAAACAAAATACATGCGTGGCCGAGATAGCAAAGGCAATTGGCGAACGCCGTTTACTCCCGTGGCTTACCAAGGTCCCGGTTCTGTAAATGGTTGGGGCGATATTACGGAAGGTTTCACGGCACAATACACTTGGTATGTTCCGCAAGATGTACAGGGGTATATCAATGAAGCGGGTGAGGAACTCTTCCGTAAGCGCCTGGATGAGCTCTTCACGGTAGAGTTGCCGCAAGATATTCCGGGAGCACATGACATTCAGGGACGTATCGGAGCTTATTGGCATGGGAATGAACCTTGTCATCATATCGCTTATCTTTATAATTATCTGAAAGAACCATGGAAGTGTCAGAAGTGGGTACGGACGATAGCTGATCGTTTCTATGGCAATACGCCCGATGCTTTGAGCGGAAATGATGATTGCGGGCAGATGTCGGCATGGTATATGTTCAACTGTATCGGCTTTTATCCGATAGCCCCTTCGAGCAATATTTATAATATAGGTTCTCCTTGTGTAGAAGGCATTTCGGTGCGGATGAGTAACGGGAGGATGATAGAAATGACGACCGATAACTGGTCGCCCAAGAATCTTTATGTAAAGGAACTCTATGTAAACGGCAAGAAGTATGATAAGTCTTATCTGGAATATGATGATGTTCGCGACGGCGTGAAACTTCGTTTTGTGATGAGCTGCAAGCCAAATTATAAGCGGGGCGTGTCCGCTGAGGCTGTTCCGCCTTCATTGTCATTGCCCGGGCAAACGATGAAGTATCAACACTCTAACAAATAA
- a CDS encoding helix-turn-helix transcriptional regulator, which produces MKDDIYAQSNSDIIRELGTRFKDYRKRMGLTQKEVAAHTGLSVFTISTFENGTFTGLTLSSFLKYSRHW; this is translated from the coding sequence ATGAAGGATGATATTTATGCCCAGAGCAATAGTGACATAATTCGTGAGTTGGGAACGAGGTTCAAAGATTATCGCAAACGTATGGGGTTGACACAAAAAGAAGTGGCTGCGCATACCGGATTGAGTGTGTTTACTATCAGCACCTTTGAAAATGGTACCTTCACAGGATTAACGTTGTCTTCTTTTCTCAAATACTCTCGCCACTGGTGA
- a CDS encoding pentapeptide repeat-containing protein, producing MNKRVKGQTFSDSSFKGIKEDENIAVDDATLIFEECVFNCDLYSTYLFGSNSFSIKDLFTSSITGFSFRNCLFNGNVDLSLTNEELKYGQSNIIDQKIAFKGCTFEKEVSFNSYTFKKKFTLEKCKFKQECDLENNIFEQEIRLCGTEFQAQVKFCGSTFNTMTLFTPNKDRVKSKDSVSISDSGSDDDRVKFGGDVSFSGSTFSDARFWKLTFEGDVHLIDTKFNCPVYFNNSKFNGTLRLGKMGTIGKTMIKQPFYLNGATIKELQIHEYIFENLLSVDEARIEDVTIRNSLFSHFISLSGAEIKNTKDEYTARTLKNEAVKGGNNPVALKMKAMELNHYYKSIKCPLKLPKKLLSFFSNLKKLLSKRLFLSAVCAFLAALGKYIAEKVPLLLMKWSNGYGTKWIRALGFILCSTFFFFSIFVVLRDGIGDTFIWCNIKYLKEALTFVLLFDSSKEIESIQTVWQMLFFLLGKIFVAYGIYQLIAAFRKHSK from the coding sequence ATGAACAAAAGAGTAAAAGGTCAAACATTCAGTGATTCTTCTTTTAAAGGAATAAAAGAAGACGAGAATATTGCGGTGGATGATGCTACTCTTATATTTGAAGAATGCGTTTTCAACTGCGATTTATATTCAACTTATTTGTTTGGCAGTAACTCTTTTTCTATAAAAGATTTATTTACCAGTAGCATTACAGGGTTCTCATTTAGAAATTGCCTATTTAATGGAAATGTCGATTTATCACTAACAAATGAGGAACTAAAATATGGGCAAAGCAATATAATAGATCAAAAAATAGCATTTAAAGGATGCACCTTTGAAAAAGAAGTCAGCTTTAATAGCTATACATTTAAGAAGAAATTCACACTAGAAAAGTGTAAGTTCAAACAAGAATGCGATTTAGAGAACAATATTTTTGAGCAGGAGATAAGATTGTGTGGGACAGAATTTCAAGCTCAAGTCAAATTTTGCGGTTCCACATTTAATACCATGACTCTTTTCACCCCTAACAAAGATCGAGTAAAATCCAAGGACTCTGTTTCTATTAGCGATTCTGGATCAGATGATGATCGAGTAAAATTCGGAGGTGATGTTTCTTTTAGCGGTTCTACTTTTAGTGATGCTAGATTTTGGAAGCTAACTTTTGAGGGGGATGTTCATTTAATCGATACTAAATTCAATTGCCCGGTGTATTTCAATAATAGTAAATTCAATGGTACACTCCGCTTAGGAAAAATGGGAACTATAGGCAAAACGATGATAAAGCAACCGTTTTACTTAAATGGTGCTACAATAAAAGAACTTCAAATACACGAATATATATTTGAGAATCTTCTGAGTGTTGACGAAGCAAGAATTGAGGATGTAACAATACGGAATAGCCTGTTCTCTCATTTTATTTCGCTATCGGGAGCAGAAATAAAGAATACTAAAGATGAATATACTGCAAGAACATTAAAAAATGAAGCAGTAAAAGGTGGCAATAATCCGGTTGCATTAAAAATGAAAGCGATGGAACTCAACCATTACTATAAAAGCATTAAGTGCCCATTGAAACTTCCGAAGAAACTTCTATCTTTTTTTTCGAATCTTAAGAAACTTCTCTCAAAAAGGTTGTTTCTTTCAGCAGTTTGCGCCTTCTTAGCAGCGTTGGGAAAATATATTGCTGAAAAAGTTCCTCTTTTATTAATGAAGTGGTCAAACGGATACGGAACTAAATGGATCAGAGCACTTGGATTTATACTATGTTCCACCTTTTTCTTTTTCTCCATTTTCGTAGTACTGAGAGATGGCATTGGCGATACCTTTATTTGGTGTAATATAAAATACTTAAAAGAAGCTCTCACTTTTGTTTTGCTATTTGATAGTTCGAAAGAGATAGAATCTATTCAAACGGTTTGGCAAATGCTTTTCTTTCTTCTAGGAAAGATTTTTGTTGCATACGGAATTTATCAGTTAATAGCTGCTTTTAGAAAGCATAGTAAATAG